The Persephonella sp. KM09-Lau-8 nucleotide sequence ACTATAGGTGGATGTAGTTCAGCCATGATAATTTTCCTCACTTATTTTATTTTTCTAAATTTAAGTTAAATAATTCCACAGGTAAAGTCCCAATAACGTAAATATCAAAAAAATTGGCGTAATAATCATCCCTATTTTGAAATAATATCTCCAACTTATATTTATCCCTTTTTGTTTTAATACATGTAACCAGATAAGGGTTGATAAGGAACCTATGGGCGTTAATTTAGAACCTATATCACATCCCACAATATTCGCATAAGCAAGAACATGTTGGGTATTTTCTTTAAATCCGGTATCATAAATTGCGAGATTGACAATCATCACAGAAGGAAGATTATTCATAAAAGCAGAAAGTCCAGCTGATATAAATCCTGTTCCTACTATTCCATATAAATTTCCAAGAGAATGTAAATTTTCTATAAATTTTGCCAGTTCCAAAGTTAAACCAACATTCCTAAGTCCATAAATCATTACATACATACCTATTGAAAAAGCGATGATTTGCCATGGAGTTTCTTTGAAAACAAGGGTTTTCATATTGACTATTTTTTTTCTGTAAGTTGCAATTCCAAAGACAAATGCACCAATAGTTATTATTATTGAAACTGGTATATGGTAAATCTCAGACACTACAAAACCAATAATTAAAAATCCTCCGATTAACCAGGTAATCTTAAAAATAAACCAGTCTTTTATAGCCTCATCTGGATTTTTTAGTAAAGATAAATCATATTTCTGAACAATATCTTTTTTGAAATACAAATATAAAACAACCAGAGTGGTAAGAAGTGCAAAAATATTAGGAACAACCATTTTAAAAGCATACTCAATAAACCCTATATAGAAGAAATCAGCTGTAATAATGTTTACAAGATTAGATGTGATAAGAGGTAAACTGGTGTTATCAGCTATAAAACCTCCTGCTATTATGAATGGAAGAATATATCTGTCTTCCAATTTAAGATATCTTATGTTTGAGTAAACAATAGGAGTTAAAATTAAAGCTGCACCGTCATTTGCAAAAAATGCAGCAATTAATGCTCCAAGCAGGATTATATAAATAAATAGCTTACGACCATTTCCATTAGCCTTTTTTATAATATGAAGAGCTGCCCACTCAAAAAATCCAATCTTATCAAGGATAAGAGAAATAAAAATAATTCCCACAAAAGCAACTGTTGCATCCCAGACAATTTTTGTAATAGACCACACATCTTGCACAGATACAATACCAGTTAAAAGAGCTAAGATAGCTCCAATTGTTGCAGTCCATCCGATACTTAAACCTTTAGGCTGCCAGAGTATAAATATTAGAGACAATAAAAATATTAGAACAGCTAACGCTATATGCAATTTACCTATTCCTCAATCCAATAAACCCAGATTTTGATTTTTATACCTATTCTTCCACAATAGTATAAATTAAAAGTAAGGGAATTGATTTTGGAAAAATTATCAGTTATTCTAATAAAACGCTGTTTGAAAAATTCGCTGAGGTTGGGGATATGACTGGTTATCTGGCTCTGGTGATATTTGGAATAAGTGCTCTGATAGTTGGTGCAGCACTGCTTTTGATAAACAGACTTATTGCTCCAAGAGTTCCTGACCCAATGGAAGGATATACCTATGAGTGTGGTGTTCCCCTTTATGATAAAACATCACATATATCCCTTGAACAGAAATATTATCTTCTTGGATTACTACTTGTTCTGTTTGACCTTGAGGCAGCATTTGTCCTGCCATGGAGTGTAATATTTAAAGAAGTAGCAAAGATCAACGCTGGATTTATTTTCACAGAAATGTTTATATTCTTATTTATTCTGATTCTTGGATATGTATATGCCTGGAAAAAAGGAGCGTTAAAATGGCAATAAAACACAACAATGGAATAATACTGACAACAGTAGAAGAAGTTTTAAGCTGGGGAAGAAGAAATTCTTTATGGCCTGCTTCTGTAGGTCTTGCCTGCTGTGCGATTGAGATGATGCACACAGCAGCTTCAAGATTTGATACAGACAGGCTTGGAATTATATTCAGAGGTTCCCCAAGACAGTCAGATGTTCTTATAGTTGCTGGAACAGTTGTTAACAAAGTTGCCCCTATGCTTAAACTTATATATGACCAGATGCCAGACCCTAAATGGGTTATTTCAATGGGTGGTTGTTCATCGGCAGGTGGTCCATTCCCGACTTATGCAACACTTCAGGGTGTGGACAGAATAATACCTGTTGATGTTTATGTTCCAGGATGCCCTCCAACCCCACAGGCTTTATTATGGGGAATAATGGAACTACAGAAAAAGATAAAAGCCCAGAAAGAAGGAAAGCTCTGGAAAGAAATTCCTGTTAGAGAAGTTCCAACAGCTTCTCAACCTGTTAAAGAAAAATCTATATTTGGATTTTAAGGCTCCTTGTGGGGTGTTTCCCCTTTTATAAAAAATTTTAAGGGGCATTATTTTGCGTTTATGGATTGATAAAGAGGATTTAGATTTAATAAAAAATAAATTTCCAGAGGTTGAAATACAGGAAGGGGAAAACTTTACTTCAATCACCATAGATAAAAAAAACCTTAAAAACCTCTTAATCTTTCTCAAAAATGGACTTTCTTACAAAATGTTTATTGACCTTTTCTGTATCGATTTCCCACTTCATAAACCTCGTTTTCAGGGAGTTTATATTCTTTTTAATCCGGAAAAGAAAAAAAGAGTTGCTGTTAAATCCTGGGCTGAAGATGATTCTCTTCCTACCGTTACAGATTTATGGAAAGGTGCAAAGTGGGCTGAAAGAGAAGCCTGGGATATGTTTGGTGTTAAGTTTGAAGGTCATGAAAATCTGGTAAGAATGTTTTTATGGGAAGGGTATAAATATCATCCCCTTAGAAAAGATTTCCCATTAAGAGGAATTGAAGATACATATTTACCTTCCTTGAATCTCAGGCCTGATGAAATTCCTGCCCATAACTATAATCCATATCATACTGCCATCCCTACACTTGAGGATTTAGAAAGAACAGAAAAGGCAAGGATAGAAAAGAAAAATCAGATAGTTCTGAACTGGGGTCCCCTTCATCCAGGAACTCATGGAACAATATGGTTCCTGTTTGATATGGAAGGGGAATATGTTAGAAATTGCGATATTATTCTGGGGCAACTCCACAGAGGTGTTGAAAAAATAGCAGAAAATTTAACATATACCCAGTTTATCCCATACACAGACAGGATGGATTATATCTCTGCATTATGCTCACAGGTAGCTTATGTAAATGCAGTTGAAAAACTTCTTGGGGTTGAACCTCCTGAAAAGGCAAAATGGATAAGAACTATGATGTGCGAGCTTCAAAGAATAAACTCACACCTGCTCTGGCTTGGAACATTTGCTCTTGACCTTGGAGCCCTGACAATATTCCTTTATGCATTCAGAGAAAGAGAAAAAATAATGGATATTATAGAAGGAATTTCAGGTATAAGGCTGAACTCTTCGTATATAAGAATCGGAGGAGTTGCAAAGGATTTACCAGAAGGAGCTCTTGATGTTATTGAGCATTTTACAAATGATTTTCCAGAAAAATTAGAAGAGTATGAAACTATACTCACAAAAAATAGAGTTTGGCTAAAAAGAAACGTAGATGTTGGAATAATATCAGAAGAAGATGTTTATCAATACGGACTTACAGGTGTTGTTGCCCGTTCTGCTGGCGTTCCTTACGACATAAGGATGATTCAGCCTACAGATGCTTATGATAGAGTTGATTTTGAAGTTCCCCTTGGAACAGTTGGGGATTGCTATGATAGATATCTTCTCAGAGTGGAAGAGATGAAACAATCCAACAATATAATTAAGCAATGCGTTAAAAAATTAAGAGAAATGGAAGATGATGCTTATATCTTTACAGAAAATCCTTACGTTTTACCAACCCTTGAGGAAGTGTTTAATTCTATAGAATCAATGGTTAAAGATTTTACCCTTAGAGTTTATGGAGAGCAGGCTCCTGAAGGGGAGATTTATTTATCTGGTGAAAATCCCCGTGGAGAGCTGGGATTTTATATTAATAGCAAAGGGGAGGGTAAACCTTATAGACTTCGTATAAGGTCTGGAGCATTCTATAATCTCCAGATTTTCACAGAACTTATAAAAGGTAGAACTGTTGCAGATGCTGTTGTATTGCTTGGAAGCCTTGATCCTGTAGTGGGAGAAACTGACAGATAATTTAACAAACACTGTTTGATTTTTCCTCTGTTTATGTTAAGATTTTTTAAGATTTCAAAGCCGAAATACAAAAATAAAGAGGTTTAGGATGGAGATACTCGGAACAGTTATTGGGCTAACAATAAAGTCGTTAATCTTCATACTGGCAATGTTCCTTGGGGCCGCTTACCTCACATTAATAGAAAGAAAATTTGCAGGACATGTTCAGCAAAGACCTGGACCTTTACATGTTGGACCCCATGGAGTTCTTCAGCCTATAGCTGATGCTCTAAAGGTTTTAACTAAGGAAGATATTGTTCCTGATAGTGCTGACAAATTCCTTTTCTATCTGGCATCTTTAATGGCTTTTGTCCCTGCAATCATGATTCTTGCTGTTGTTCCTTTTGGAGAGCCATTTACAATTTTTGGAATAGAAATAAAGCCTTATATAACAGACCTGAATATAGGTCTTTTACTTGCACTGGCATTTGGTAGTATTTCAATTTATGGTGTTATCTTTGCAGGTTGGGCGTCTAACTCTAAATATCCAATGATTGGAGGTTTAAGAAAAGCTGCTGTTTTAATAGGATATGAGGTTGCCCTTGGCTTTGCACTTGCAGGACCTATTATGATGGCAGGTTCCTTTTCTCTAAAAGAGATTGTAGAAGCCCAGCAAAATATGTGGTTTATAATTCCGAATATTCTTGCCTTTGTGGTAATTATCTTCTGTATTCTGGCTGAGACAGGTAGAACACCATTTGATGTTCAGGAAGCGGAAGCTGAGCTTGTTGGTGGTTATGTTACAGAATATACAGGAATGAAGTTCGGATTATTCCCACTGGCTGAATGGTATATTGCAACTTTTGTTCTCAGTGCAATTACGGTGATTCTTTTCTTTGGTGGATGGAATCCTCTCCCATTTATGGGATGGCTTCCAATTCCGGCATTTGTCTGGTTTTTTGTGAAATTATTCCTCTTATTTATGTTCTTCCTCTGGGTTCACTGGACACTTCCAAGATATAGAGTCGACCAGATTACAGAGCTTGCATGGAAAGTAATGCTTCCACTTGCCCTTGCAAACATATTTATCGTTGCAATCTGGATAATAATATTTGGCTAATAAAAATGGTAAAAGTAAAATACGTGGAGAGACCCGGGCTTTCAAATAGGGAGAGGATATTTTTCCTTGATTTTATAAAAGGTATGAAAATTACCATTAAGAATTTCTTTAGGAAAACTATAACAACTTCTTACCCATTTGAGAAGCTCACTCCACCAAAAAGATTTAGAGGAACACATGCCCACAGGGTAAAAAATGGAAATGAACCGCCTTCCTTCAAGGTAATTGAGAAGTTTATGGATATAAAAGAAGGGGAAAGCAGGTGTGTTGCATGTTATATGTGTCAGCAGGCCTGTCCTGTTCCTGAATTATTTAAGATAGAAGCTGTTCAGACACCTGAAGGTAAAAAAAGAGTTACAAGATTTGATATGAACTTGCTTAATTGTATGTATTGTGGTTTATGCACAGAAGCATGCCCTGTAGATTGTTTAATAATGACTGATATATATGAAACGGCTGCATATCATAGGGCCGGCTGTGTTACTCACATGGAAGATATGGCACAACGTGCCATTGATTTTGATAGAAGAAGATACAATGAGCCTGACAGAATCTGGATAGATGATGAACAAAGAAGTAAGTTATGGGGGCAGATTAAATGGAGTTAACATCTGTTGCTTTCTGGACATTTTCAACACTGGCTGTGTTATCAGCAATGGGAGTGATATTTTTTAGGAATATTATTTATGCTGTTTTATCCCTTATATCAACTCTTGTGATGGTATCAGGTCTATTTTTTACAATGGGTGCTGAGCTTATAGGTGCCCTCCAGATACTGATTTATGCTGTTGCTATAGTTGTATTCTACGTTCTGGTTATTTCTACTGTTCCTGAATTCAAAGGCAAAGCCTTTGAACCAAAGTATATGCTACTTTCTATTCCTACAGGGTTTTTGATTTTTATTGAACTGGCATTTGTTTCTCTGTATGGTGCATGGAAGTCAAATACAGGTATTTTTACCCCTGAAGTGATACAGGAAGTAGGCAATATAAAAGCAGTATCAACAATGCTATTTACCAAATATCTATTCCCGTTTGAAGTTGCTTCTTTAATTCTGTTGGTGGCTATGATTGGTGCAATCATAATCGGTAAAAAAGACCATGTCTTAGATGAGGAGGCAGAAGGGTAATGGTTCCTTATGAATATTATCTGGCTTTAAGTGCATTATTGATGGTTCTTGGATTGATTGGTATTGCAATTAGAAGAAATATAATTGCTATGCTCCTTTCAACAGAGCTTATGCTCAACGCTGTTAATATAGCCTTTGTTGCCTTTGATATGAAATTGGCAGATGTAAGTGGACAGGTATTTGTGTTTTTTATACTGACTATTGCTGCAGCCGAAGCAGCAGTTGGTCTTGGTTTGATTATGGCTATTTACAGACTCCGTAAAGATGTAGATACAGAAACACTAACAGAACTAAAAAATTAAGAGGAGAGAGATGGAGTACTTATGGATTATACCGTTTTCACCTCTGATTGCATTTATAATCATAGGTCTGTTTGGATATAAGTTTTTAAGAGAGCCTCTTGCGGGTATTGTTGCCGTAATTGGAGTTGCCATATCTGCTGTTGTTTCGGTAATAGGATTTATCAATGTGGCACAGACAGGTGCCTATTATGACCTCAAACTGTTCACCTGGATGCCTTTAGGAGATTACTCTATATCTGTAAGTATATTCTGGGATCCATTATCTGCATTAATGACCTGTGTTGTTACAGTGATATCAACATTTATTTTCATATTTGCAACTGGGTATATGAGGGGTGAGCCTTCTTATCCACGATTCTTTGCTTATCTCTCCTTATTCGTATTTATGATGCTTATGCTTACTCTTTCAGATAACCTTGTTCAGCTGTTTTTTGGATGGGAAGGTGTTGGTCTTGCATCTTATCTGCTGATTGGATTTTATCATCATAAAAGTTCCGCTGCTGATGCTGCATTTGAATCTTTTATAACAAACAGGGTTGGTGACTGGTTATTCCTTACAGGAACAATTCTTGCGTTTGTAACATTTGGAACACTTGATTATTTAGATATATTTAATAAACTTCCAGAAGCAGGATACTGGACAATAACTGCGATAGCACTTCTTCTGTTTGGTGGTGCAGTTGGTAAATCAGCTCAATTAGGACTCCATATATGGCTTCCAAACGCGATGGAAGGTCCAACTCCTGTTTCTGCATTAATCCACGCTGCTACAATGGTTGCAGCCGGTGTATATATGGTTGCCAGATTAATGCCAATATTTGCTGCTTCTGATATTGCTCTTGATGTTGTTCTCTACGTGGGAGCATTCTCAGCATTTATAGCAGCTACAATGGGACTTGTCCAAAACGATATCAAGAGAATTATTGCTTACTCTACAATGTCCCAGCTTGGATATATGTTTGCAGCAGAGGGTCTTGGATTGTTTAATGCGGGAATGTTCCATCTTGCGTCCCACGCTGTATTCAAAGCATTACTATTCCTTGCAGCAGGTTCGGTTTTAATAGGAATTCACCATATACTTAATGTTCAAAAAATGGGACAGCTTAGGAAGTATATGCCAATTACAGCTATAACTTTCCTTATTGGTGCACTTGCACTGGCAGGTATTCCTCCATTTGCAGGATTTTTCTCCAAAGACCCAATTATAGAAGGTGCTTATGAGATTAACAAATTTGTATGGATGTTATTGTGGGGTGGAGCATTACTTACAGCATTTTATATCTTCAGATTGTATTTCTTGGCCTTTGAGGATGGAGATAGACTTGACCCACATGTGAAAGAACACGTTCATGAGTCTCCACCAACAATGACCGTTCCACTTATTGTTCTGGCTACAGGAGCAGTTGTGTTAGGTTTCTTTAAGGAATTCTTTGATAAATTCCTTAGACCTTCTTTAGATCCTGCTTCTATGTCTTTCTTGTCAGAGGAAACCAAAAAGCTGGTTGAAAATGGTTTAGAGAGAGCACATCATGTTCATATAGCAGAAGACGCATGGCATTTCCTTGTTCATTCGTTAACATCTCCAATAGGAATTCTGGCTCTACTTACAGCACTGGCAGGAATATTTGCTGCATGGGTTGTTTATCAGCTTAGAAAAATCGATGCGAGAGAGGTTGCAAAAACATTCAAACCTCTTTATCTGCTTCTGTATAACAGATGGTATTTTGACTTTGTTTACTATGCGATATTCGTATACGGCTACCATAAATTTTCAAAAATCCTGTGGTTTATCGGTGATAAGGTAATAATTGATGGAATTGTTGATGGTTCCGCAAAAGTTTCCCTTGTTACAGGAGATGGTTTAAGACTCTTCCAGTCTGGAAGAATTGGTGGTTATATTACCCAGATGGCAATAGGAATACTAATATTCCTTGGAATATTCTTACTTTTTATGTAGGGGGCTGAGAGAATGACGGTAGAATTTGTGCATGCTTCGTTTCCGATAATAACGATTTCTATACTGATACCTCTAATTGCTGCAGCGGTTCTGTTTTTCTTAAATGAAAAATTTGCAAAACCAATAAGCATAATTGCATCTCTGGTTGTGTTTTTAATATCAACTTATATGCTGTTTGCCTATGATTATTCAACCTATGCGAT carries:
- a CDS encoding arsenic transporter, with the translated sequence MHIALAVLIFLLSLIFILWQPKGLSIGWTATIGAILALLTGIVSVQDVWSITKIVWDATVAFVGIIFISLILDKIGFFEWAALHIIKKANGNGRKLFIYIILLGALIAAFFANDGAALILTPIVYSNIRYLKLEDRYILPFIIAGGFIADNTSLPLITSNLVNIITADFFYIGFIEYAFKMVVPNIFALLTTLVVLYLYFKKDIVQKYDLSLLKNPDEAIKDWFIFKITWLIGGFLIIGFVVSEIYHIPVSIIITIGAFVFGIATYRKKIVNMKTLVFKETPWQIIAFSIGMYVMIYGLRNVGLTLELAKFIENLHSLGNLYGIVGTGFISAGLSAFMNNLPSVMIVNLAIYDTGFKENTQHVLAYANIVGCDIGSKLTPIGSLSTLIWLHVLKQKGINISWRYYFKIGMIITPIFLIFTLLGLYLWNYLT
- the ndhC gene encoding NADH-quinone oxidoreductase subunit A — encoded protein: MTGYLALVIFGISALIVGAALLLINRLIAPRVPDPMEGYTYECGVPLYDKTSHISLEQKYYLLGLLLVLFDLEAAFVLPWSVIFKEVAKINAGFIFTEMFIFLFILILGYVYAWKKGALKWQ
- a CDS encoding NADH-quinone oxidoreductase subunit B, with product MAIKHNNGIILTTVEEVLSWGRRNSLWPASVGLACCAIEMMHTAASRFDTDRLGIIFRGSPRQSDVLIVAGTVVNKVAPMLKLIYDQMPDPKWVISMGGCSSAGGPFPTYATLQGVDRIIPVDVYVPGCPPTPQALLWGIMELQKKIKAQKEGKLWKEIPVREVPTASQPVKEKSIFGF
- the nuoD gene encoding NADH dehydrogenase (quinone) subunit D, which codes for MRLWIDKEDLDLIKNKFPEVEIQEGENFTSITIDKKNLKNLLIFLKNGLSYKMFIDLFCIDFPLHKPRFQGVYILFNPEKKKRVAVKSWAEDDSLPTVTDLWKGAKWAEREAWDMFGVKFEGHENLVRMFLWEGYKYHPLRKDFPLRGIEDTYLPSLNLRPDEIPAHNYNPYHTAIPTLEDLERTEKARIEKKNQIVLNWGPLHPGTHGTIWFLFDMEGEYVRNCDIILGQLHRGVEKIAENLTYTQFIPYTDRMDYISALCSQVAYVNAVEKLLGVEPPEKAKWIRTMMCELQRINSHLLWLGTFALDLGALTIFLYAFREREKIMDIIEGISGIRLNSSYIRIGGVAKDLPEGALDVIEHFTNDFPEKLEEYETILTKNRVWLKRNVDVGIISEEDVYQYGLTGVVARSAGVPYDIRMIQPTDAYDRVDFEVPLGTVGDCYDRYLLRVEEMKQSNNIIKQCVKKLREMEDDAYIFTENPYVLPTLEEVFNSIESMVKDFTLRVYGEQAPEGEIYLSGENPRGELGFYINSKGEGKPYRLRIRSGAFYNLQIFTELIKGRTVADAVVLLGSLDPVVGETDR
- the nuoH gene encoding NADH-quinone oxidoreductase subunit NuoH, yielding MEILGTVIGLTIKSLIFILAMFLGAAYLTLIERKFAGHVQQRPGPLHVGPHGVLQPIADALKVLTKEDIVPDSADKFLFYLASLMAFVPAIMILAVVPFGEPFTIFGIEIKPYITDLNIGLLLALAFGSISIYGVIFAGWASNSKYPMIGGLRKAAVLIGYEVALGFALAGPIMMAGSFSLKEIVEAQQNMWFIIPNILAFVVIIFCILAETGRTPFDVQEAEAELVGGYVTEYTGMKFGLFPLAEWYIATFVLSAITVILFFGGWNPLPFMGWLPIPAFVWFFVKLFLLFMFFLWVHWTLPRYRVDQITELAWKVMLPLALANIFIVAIWIIIFG
- a CDS encoding NADH-quinone oxidoreductase subunit I — protein: MVKVKYVERPGLSNRERIFFLDFIKGMKITIKNFFRKTITTSYPFEKLTPPKRFRGTHAHRVKNGNEPPSFKVIEKFMDIKEGESRCVACYMCQQACPVPELFKIEAVQTPEGKKRVTRFDMNLLNCMYCGLCTEACPVDCLIMTDIYETAAYHRAGCVTHMEDMAQRAIDFDRRRYNEPDRIWIDDEQRSKLWGQIKWS
- a CDS encoding NADH-quinone oxidoreductase subunit J; the encoded protein is MELTSVAFWTFSTLAVLSAMGVIFFRNIIYAVLSLISTLVMVSGLFFTMGAELIGALQILIYAVAIVVFYVLVISTVPEFKGKAFEPKYMLLSIPTGFLIFIELAFVSLYGAWKSNTGIFTPEVIQEVGNIKAVSTMLFTKYLFPFEVASLILLVAMIGAIIIGKKDHVLDEEAEG
- the nuoK gene encoding NADH-quinone oxidoreductase subunit NuoK, whose protein sequence is MVPYEYYLALSALLMVLGLIGIAIRRNIIAMLLSTELMLNAVNIAFVAFDMKLADVSGQVFVFFILTIAAAEAAVGLGLIMAIYRLRKDVDTETLTELKN
- the nuoL gene encoding NADH-quinone oxidoreductase subunit L — its product is MEYLWIIPFSPLIAFIIIGLFGYKFLREPLAGIVAVIGVAISAVVSVIGFINVAQTGAYYDLKLFTWMPLGDYSISVSIFWDPLSALMTCVVTVISTFIFIFATGYMRGEPSYPRFFAYLSLFVFMMLMLTLSDNLVQLFFGWEGVGLASYLLIGFYHHKSSAADAAFESFITNRVGDWLFLTGTILAFVTFGTLDYLDIFNKLPEAGYWTITAIALLLFGGAVGKSAQLGLHIWLPNAMEGPTPVSALIHAATMVAAGVYMVARLMPIFAASDIALDVVLYVGAFSAFIAATMGLVQNDIKRIIAYSTMSQLGYMFAAEGLGLFNAGMFHLASHAVFKALLFLAAGSVLIGIHHILNVQKMGQLRKYMPITAITFLIGALALAGIPPFAGFFSKDPIIEGAYEINKFVWMLLWGGALLTAFYIFRLYFLAFEDGDRLDPHVKEHVHESPPTMTVPLIVLATGAVVLGFFKEFFDKFLRPSLDPASMSFLSEETKKLVENGLERAHHVHIAEDAWHFLVHSLTSPIGILALLTALAGIFAAWVVYQLRKIDAREVAKTFKPLYLLLYNRWYFDFVYYAIFVYGYHKFSKILWFIGDKVIIDGIVDGSAKVSLVTGDGLRLFQSGRIGGYITQMAIGILIFLGIFLLFM